A stretch of the Nicotiana tabacum cultivar K326 chromosome 6, ASM71507v2, whole genome shotgun sequence genome encodes the following:
- the LOC107817359 gene encoding uncharacterized protein LOC107817359: MIITRNMDVQNENPNMVEENKILCSFFHGNIFILTNEEEEEEYCNYNYNNENNTSTYILDCEDYDERGRGGNNEAERAIYWESQEVLLQEILEQYSLIGSKLREGITRNVDRVKEGNVCECSNPKVEGCAKCLRRRVVHQLCEKGFNACLCTSIWKHTSKMPGGRHEYIEVIASTQGRKKKIPFLIELEFQDEFKMAKACKEYRKLISQLPEVFIGKSEHLNAIIRLMCDAAKKLTEQQRIHLGPWRKRNFMQMKWSANNSNTTAERRVVNNTIDQQTLSKLRLNISPRQEVVLNDVRPGLEFAAATAVKVA, translated from the exons ATGATCATTACAAGAAACATGGATGTTCAAAATGAAAATCCAaatatggtagaagaaaataAGATCCTATGCAGTTTCTTTCATGGAAATATCTTTATACTtacaaatgaagaagaagaagaagaatactgCAATTACAATTATAATAATGAAAATAATACCTCTACTTATATATTAGATTGTGAGGATTATGATGAAAGAGGAAGAGGTGGAAACAATGAGGCAGAAAGAGCTATCTATTGGGAATCACAAGAAGTCTTGCTGCAG GAAATTTTGGAGCAATATAGCTTGATTGGATCAAAACTACGAGAAGGGATAACAAGAAATGTTGATAGAGTTAAAGAGGGAAATGTTTGTGAATGTTCAAATCCAAAAGTAGAAGGATGTGCTAAGTGCCTAAGGAGAAGAGTGGTACATCAGCTTTGTGAAAAAGGATTCAATGCATGTCTTTGTACTTCAATATGGAAACACACCTCAAAGATGCCAGGAG GTAGACATGAATACATAGAAGTGATAGCAAGCACacaaggaagaaagaagaaaatccCATTCTTGATAGAATTGGAATTTCAAGATGAATTCAAGATGGCAAAAGCATGCAAAGAATACAGAAAACTGATAAGCCAATTGCCGGAGGTTTTCATAGGCAAATCCGAGCACTTAAACGCCATTATTCGGTTGATGTGTGATGCAGCCAAGAAATTAACAGAACAACAAAGAATCCATTTGGGACCCTGGAGAAAGAGGAATTTCATGCAGATGAAATGGTCAGCTAATAATTCAAATACTACGGCAGAAAGGAGAGTAGTTAATAATACTATTGATCAACAAACTTTGAGTAAACTAAGGTTGAATATTTCACCAAGGCAAGAAGTAGTCTTGAATGATGTTAGGCCTGGTTTGGAGTTTGCTGCTGCAACTGCTGTCAAAGTTGCATAA